A stretch of the Bradyrhizobium sp. CCBAU 53351 genome encodes the following:
- a CDS encoding acyl-CoA dehydrogenase family protein — MDFALTDQQEAIRDAIAKICEGFPDAYWLKKDHDGGFPHDFHKALADAGWLGICVPEEYGGSGLGITEAAIMMRTIAESGAGMSGASAVHINVFGLNPVVVFGTEAQRKRMLPPMVEGREKACFAVTEPNTGLNTTQLKTRAVAKNDRYIVNGQKVWISTAQVAHKILLLARTTPLEEVRSPTHGLSLFYTDFDRNRIKVHEIEKMGRKIVDSNELFFEDFEIPMEDRIGEEGKGFQYILEGMNPERILIAAEAVGLGKLALSRATEYAKTRVVFNRPIGKNQGIQHPLAVNWVELEAAWLMVMQAAWQYDKGLPCGAGANAAKYFAGEAGYHACEQAVMTHGGFGYAKEFHVERYLREVLIPRIAPVSPQLALSFIAEKVLGLAKSY, encoded by the coding sequence ATGGATTTCGCGCTCACCGATCAGCAGGAAGCCATTCGCGATGCCATCGCAAAAATCTGCGAAGGCTTTCCGGATGCCTATTGGCTGAAGAAGGACCACGACGGCGGCTTCCCGCACGATTTCCACAAGGCGCTGGCGGACGCCGGCTGGCTGGGCATCTGCGTGCCCGAGGAGTATGGCGGCTCGGGGCTCGGCATCACCGAAGCTGCGATCATGATGCGCACCATCGCGGAATCCGGGGCCGGCATGTCCGGCGCCTCCGCGGTGCACATCAACGTGTTCGGTCTCAATCCCGTCGTCGTGTTCGGCACCGAGGCGCAGCGCAAGCGCATGCTGCCGCCGATGGTCGAGGGCCGCGAGAAGGCGTGCTTTGCCGTCACCGAGCCCAACACCGGCCTCAACACCACGCAGCTCAAGACGCGGGCGGTCGCCAAGAACGACCGTTACATCGTCAACGGCCAGAAAGTGTGGATCTCGACCGCGCAGGTCGCGCACAAGATCCTGCTGCTGGCGCGCACCACGCCGCTGGAGGAGGTGCGCTCGCCGACCCACGGCCTCAGCCTGTTCTACACCGATTTCGACCGCAACAGGATCAAGGTCCACGAGATCGAGAAGATGGGCCGCAAGATCGTCGATTCCAACGAGCTGTTCTTCGAGGACTTTGAAATTCCGATGGAGGATCGGATCGGCGAAGAAGGCAAGGGTTTTCAGTACATCCTTGAAGGCATGAACCCCGAGCGCATCCTGATCGCGGCGGAAGCGGTCGGCCTCGGCAAGCTGGCGCTGTCGCGCGCGACCGAATACGCCAAGACGCGGGTCGTGTTCAACCGTCCGATCGGCAAGAACCAGGGCATCCAGCATCCGCTTGCCGTGAATTGGGTCGAGCTGGAGGCGGCCTGGCTGATGGTGATGCAGGCGGCCTGGCAGTACGACAAGGGCCTGCCCTGCGGCGCCGGCGCCAATGCTGCGAAGTATTTCGCCGGTGAAGCCGGCTACCACGCTTGCGAGCAGGCCGTAATGACCCATGGCGGTTTCGGTTATGCCAAGGAGTTCCACGTCGAGCGTTATCTGCGCGAAGTGCTGATCCCGCGCATCGCGCCGGTCAGCCCGCAGCTCGCGCTCAGCTTCATTGCGGAAAAGGTGCTGGGCCTCGCCAAGTCGTATTAG
- a CDS encoding acetyl-CoA hydrolase/transferase family protein gives MAIPEPSAPIDLSGLVREGDLVVCGQATAEPITLTQALMQQAARLPAFRMMVGPIFSDTFPVACAPNVAFQSYGVIGNARRLARAGRLDVIPSNYSAFCADFAARRHRADVVLVQLAEAGDGRLSASLSNDYVIDAARGARLIIAEINPDAPFTFGAEWPAEVPIHLRVTARRPPVELVSPPLDDVSRRIAAHAASLIADGSTLQCGVGRIPDAILSSLSHLRNLGIHSGLINDAVVDLIERGAVTNAEKGIDAGITVTNQVIGTQRLYRFVHENAAVSVRPTSYTHGQDVLARINRLVAINSALQVGLDGSVNSETLNGVAIGAIGGQLDFVRGANASPGGRAIIALPATAPDGTSRIVADVETVTTPRADVDAIVTEWGIAELRGSGFAERARRMIAIAAPEHRDALSAQLRASVR, from the coding sequence ATGGCGATCCCCGAACCTTCGGCGCCGATCGATCTCTCCGGCCTGGTCCGCGAGGGCGATCTCGTCGTCTGCGGGCAGGCGACGGCGGAGCCGATTACCCTGACGCAGGCGCTGATGCAGCAGGCCGCCCGACTTCCGGCCTTCCGCATGATGGTCGGGCCGATCTTTTCCGACACGTTCCCGGTGGCTTGCGCCCCCAACGTGGCGTTCCAGAGCTACGGCGTGATCGGCAATGCGCGGCGGCTCGCCAGGGCAGGGCGGCTCGATGTGATCCCGAGCAACTACAGCGCCTTCTGCGCCGACTTCGCCGCGCGACGCCACAGGGCTGATGTCGTTCTGGTGCAGCTTGCCGAAGCCGGTGACGGCCGCTTGAGCGCCAGCCTGTCGAACGACTATGTCATCGACGCCGCGCGCGGCGCGCGTCTCATCATCGCCGAGATCAACCCGGATGCGCCGTTCACGTTTGGAGCGGAATGGCCCGCCGAGGTGCCGATCCATCTGCGCGTGACCGCGCGCCGGCCTCCCGTTGAACTGGTCTCACCGCCGCTCGATGACGTCTCGCGTCGGATTGCCGCCCATGCCGCAAGCCTGATCGCCGACGGCAGCACGCTGCAGTGCGGTGTCGGCCGTATTCCTGACGCGATCCTGTCCTCGCTATCCCACCTGCGCAATCTCGGTATCCATTCCGGCCTGATCAACGATGCCGTCGTCGATCTGATCGAACGCGGCGCGGTGACGAATGCGGAGAAGGGGATCGATGCCGGAATTACGGTCACCAATCAGGTGATCGGTACGCAACGGCTCTATCGCTTCGTGCACGAGAACGCGGCGGTATCGGTGCGACCGACGTCCTACACGCACGGCCAGGACGTGCTGGCGCGGATCAATCGCCTGGTCGCGATCAACTCGGCGCTGCAGGTCGGGCTCGACGGCAGCGTCAATTCCGAGACGCTGAATGGCGTTGCGATCGGCGCGATCGGCGGGCAGCTCGACTTCGTGCGCGGCGCCAACGCGTCGCCCGGCGGACGAGCGATCATCGCGCTGCCCGCCACGGCGCCCGACGGGACCAGCCGGATCGTCGCCGATGTCGAGACGGTGACGACGCCACGCGCGGATGTCGACGCCATCGTCACCGAATGGGGCATCGCGGAATTGCGCGGCTCCGGCTTTGCCGAGCGGGCACGCCGCATGATCGCGATCGCCGCGCCCGAGCACCGCGACGCTCTGTCGGCGCAGCTTCGCGCCTCCGTGCGTTAG
- a CDS encoding flagellin, producing MPAINTNTAANAAVRYLNINSSQETSSLSKLSSGSRITSASDDAAGLAISTRISSDVTTLQQAATNASQANAILQTADGGASNISDILARMKSLASESASGTTTDSSRAYINSEFTQLTSEIDSIASGTRYSSQSLLDGSSVFASGVSVLVGSSGSDTITITLTSLTASSLGVSSLDVSTLSNATSALTALDTAIDTVSAARASIGAQESRFNFSADSISTQTQNLQSANSAIKDVDIAAEQSKLSSAEVKTQAAVSALAAANQMPQYLLKLLG from the coding sequence ATGCCCGCAATCAACACCAATACCGCCGCCAACGCCGCGGTTCGTTACCTCAACATCAATTCGTCGCAAGAGACCTCTTCGCTCTCGAAGCTGTCGAGCGGCTCGCGCATCACGTCGGCATCCGACGACGCCGCCGGCCTTGCGATCTCGACCCGCATCTCCTCGGATGTCACCACGCTGCAGCAGGCCGCGACCAACGCCTCGCAGGCCAACGCGATCCTGCAGACCGCCGACGGCGGCGCCTCGAACATCTCCGACATCCTCGCCCGCATGAAGTCGCTGGCTTCCGAATCCGCGTCGGGCACCACGACCGACTCCAGCCGCGCCTACATCAACTCGGAATTCACGCAGTTGACGAGCGAAATCGATTCAATCGCGTCCGGCACCCGCTACTCCAGCCAGAGCCTGCTCGACGGCTCCAGCGTGTTCGCTTCCGGCGTCTCGGTGCTGGTCGGCTCGTCGGGCTCCGATACCATCACCATCACGCTCACGAGCCTGACGGCCTCTTCGCTCGGCGTGTCCTCGCTCGACGTCAGCACGCTGTCGAACGCGACCTCGGCGCTGACCGCACTGGACACGGCGATCGACACGGTCTCCGCTGCCCGCGCCAGCATCGGCGCCCAGGAATCCCGCTTCAATTTCAGCGCGGACTCGATCTCGACCCAAACCCAGAACCTGCAATCGGCGAATTCGGCGATCAAGGACGTCGACATCGCGGCCGAGCAGTCCAAGCTCTCCTCCGCGGAAGTTAAGACCCAGGCCGCCGTGTCGGCACTGGCCGCTGCGAACCAGATGCCCCAGTACCTGCTCAAGCTGCTGGGCTGA
- a CDS encoding RNA polymerase sigma factor, producing the protein MNYAADVMTPAESAIATTVPAEAMVPMMPSVPLAPDSAPVADDVVYDEDSELLDKLATGDEVAFRMLVERHIDRGYAIALRIVGNAADAEDVVQDTMLKIWSHRGRWQHGRAKFSTWLYRVISNRCIDLRRKSRNENVETVPEVADGQPGAVEIIARNELNDMLELAMQRLPEQQRIAVIFSYHENMSNGEIAQVMDTTVAAVESLLKRGRQQLRQLLRKHERDIRTAFTDC; encoded by the coding sequence ATGAATTACGCTGCTGATGTCATGACGCCCGCCGAGTCCGCGATTGCGACGACGGTGCCAGCCGAAGCGATGGTGCCGATGATGCCCTCGGTGCCGCTCGCGCCGGACAGCGCACCTGTCGCCGACGATGTCGTCTATGATGAAGACAGCGAATTGCTCGACAAACTCGCGACCGGCGACGAGGTCGCTTTCCGCATGTTGGTCGAGCGTCACATCGATCGCGGCTACGCAATCGCGCTGCGCATCGTCGGCAACGCGGCGGACGCCGAGGACGTGGTGCAGGACACCATGCTCAAGATCTGGAGCCATCGCGGACGCTGGCAGCACGGCCGCGCCAAGTTCTCGACTTGGCTCTACCGTGTCATCTCCAATCGCTGCATCGATCTGCGCCGCAAGTCGCGCAACGAGAACGTCGAGACCGTGCCTGAGGTCGCCGACGGCCAGCCCGGCGCGGTCGAGATCATCGCGCGTAACGAGCTGAACGACATGCTGGAGCTGGCGATGCAGCGGCTGCCCGAGCAGCAGCGCATTGCTGTGATCTTCTCGTATCATGAGAACATGAGCAACGGCGAGATCGCCCAGGTGATGGACACGACGGTGGCTGCCGTCGAGTCGCTGCTCAAGCGCGGACGCCAGCAGCTTCGCCAGCTCCTGCGCAAGCACGAGCGCGACATCCGCACCGCGTTTACCGACTGCTAA
- a CDS encoding class I adenylate-forming enzyme family protein, whose translation MNLAHHLLRAAKADASAPALLKGLTPVADYGRLAATVASLAGALRQRLGLAKGDRVALLMKNVPDYVACLYACWHAGLVAVPINAKLHPREVAFILDNSGAALVFVTEDMAGVASEALALATVKPHIVEIGSGEHRALEKADGIAIGDVAITDPAWIFYTSGTTGRPKGAVLSHRNLLAMSLSYLAEINPIVPGEALLHAAPMSHGSGLYMVPHVLGMGAQIIPESGRFESDEILDLTAKRENISFFAAPTMVRRLTVAAQAAGATTPGLKTIIYGGGPMYVADCKAALGVFGPKLAQIYGQGETPMTITYLPKRMHTAAGHPRYEERLASVGIAQGVVQVRTVDETGRDVAAGEIGEIIVRGDTVMSGYWQNPEATANTLRDGWLYTGDMGAFDADGFLTLKDRSKDVIISGGTNIYPREVEEVLLRHEAVAEVSVIGRPHPEWGEEVVAVVVPVAGKAVTRDELDQVCNAWIARFKRPKHYYFTAELPKNSYGKIVKTELRTLLAESSKRLTPMG comes from the coding sequence GTGAACCTCGCTCATCATCTGCTGCGTGCCGCCAAAGCGGACGCCTCCGCGCCGGCCCTGCTCAAGGGTCTGACGCCGGTCGCCGATTACGGCCGGCTCGCCGCGACGGTGGCATCGCTCGCGGGCGCGCTGCGGCAACGCCTCGGCCTCGCCAAGGGCGATCGCGTCGCGCTGCTGATGAAGAACGTGCCGGACTATGTCGCCTGCCTCTATGCCTGCTGGCATGCGGGCCTGGTCGCCGTTCCCATCAACGCAAAACTGCATCCGCGCGAGGTTGCGTTCATTCTCGACAATTCCGGCGCCGCGCTCGTGTTCGTGACCGAAGACATGGCGGGGGTTGCCTCCGAAGCGTTGGCGCTCGCGACGGTCAAGCCGCACATCGTCGAGATCGGCTCGGGCGAGCACCGCGCGCTGGAAAAAGCCGATGGCATCGCTATCGGCGATGTCGCCATCACCGATCCCGCCTGGATCTTCTACACCAGCGGCACCACCGGCCGGCCCAAGGGCGCCGTACTCAGCCATCGCAATCTGTTGGCGATGTCGCTGAGCTACCTCGCCGAGATCAATCCGATCGTCCCGGGCGAGGCGCTGCTGCACGCCGCCCCGATGTCGCATGGGTCAGGTCTTTATATGGTGCCGCATGTGCTAGGCATGGGCGCGCAGATCATTCCGGAGAGCGGCCGCTTCGAGTCGGACGAAATTCTGGACCTGACGGCGAAGCGCGAGAACATCTCCTTCTTCGCCGCGCCCACCATGGTGCGGCGCCTGACGGTCGCGGCGCAGGCGGCGGGTGCAACCACACCGGGATTGAAGACCATCATCTATGGCGGCGGCCCCATGTATGTCGCCGATTGCAAGGCGGCGCTGGGCGTGTTCGGCCCGAAGCTGGCGCAGATCTATGGCCAGGGCGAGACGCCGATGACCATCACCTACTTGCCGAAGCGCATGCATACGGCCGCCGGTCATCCTCGGTACGAGGAGCGCCTCGCCTCGGTCGGCATTGCCCAAGGCGTCGTGCAGGTGCGCACCGTGGACGAGACCGGACGCGATGTTGCCGCGGGCGAGATCGGCGAAATCATCGTGCGCGGCGATACCGTGATGTCCGGCTACTGGCAGAATCCGGAGGCGACCGCGAACACGTTGCGCGATGGCTGGCTCTACACCGGCGACATGGGCGCCTTCGATGCCGACGGCTTCCTCACGCTGAAGGACCGCTCCAAGGACGTCATCATCTCCGGCGGCACCAACATCTATCCGCGCGAGGTCGAGGAGGTGTTGCTGCGGCACGAGGCCGTCGCCGAAGTCTCGGTGATCGGCCGGCCGCATCCGGAATGGGGCGAGGAGGTCGTGGCGGTCGTCGTTCCCGTCGCGGGCAAGGCAGTCACGCGAGACGAGCTCGATCAGGTCTGCAATGCGTGGATCGCGCGCTTCAAGCGGCCGAAGCATTATTACTTCACCGCTGAGCTTCCCAAGAACAGCTACGGCAAGATTGTGAAGACCGAGCTGCGCACGTTGCTGGCTGAGTCCTCCAAGCGCCTCACGCCGATGGGCTGA
- the fliD gene encoding flagellar filament capping protein FliD produces MASVSSTSSSTSSGVSVTTSGTTNSSSIDWSALIQAAVDAKTAQADTISTTITNNEAKISAYQTLQSDLKTLYSGLASLSTAVVNSLSTSAFATRAASISSTGDVSASSALSMTIKSGAATGDHSLTISQLATAHKVSGTAQSSQTDELGYSGTFSIGLEGGATSDISVTSTMSLQDIVDAINAQTSTTNVQASIVQVSSTSYQMVLTGTEDAADISYSSTSGDDIMNELGVTDSSGSFTNVIQAAQSAEFTLDGISMTRGTNDISDVLSGVTFNLLQATPDGTSLNISIETDTSQIQSALETFVTNYNAFRDEVIAQQATATDGTADSSAVLFGDGTMRNIMDALQSALNSTIGGMTMADLGLSFNESNELELGTSTLSDILSTDLSGVTKLLSAQTTTSSSQLSVVNTGTSPQSFTLDVAVDSDGNLASASVGGDSTLFTVSGTTIIGAAGSIYAGMAFTYSGSTSQSITVTSTSGIATQLYQIAKNYASSTGVLQTLITNLTTRDDDLQQKVDDINGAAATLQSQLQTQYAKYQAAIESANSTLTYLKALLNSSSSD; encoded by the coding sequence GTGGCTTCCGTCAGTTCGACCAGCAGCAGCACAAGTTCGGGTGTCTCCGTCACCACGAGCGGGACCACCAATTCGAGCAGCATCGACTGGTCGGCGCTGATCCAGGCTGCCGTCGACGCGAAGACCGCGCAGGCGGACACGATATCGACCACGATCACGAACAACGAGGCCAAGATCTCGGCCTATCAGACGCTGCAGAGCGATCTGAAGACGCTGTACTCGGGATTGGCCTCGCTTTCGACCGCGGTGGTCAACTCGTTGTCCACCAGCGCGTTTGCCACGCGCGCCGCCAGCATCAGCTCGACCGGGGATGTCAGCGCTTCCTCGGCGCTCTCCATGACGATCAAGAGCGGGGCGGCGACCGGCGACCACTCGCTGACGATCAGCCAGCTCGCCACCGCCCACAAGGTGTCCGGCACGGCGCAATCGAGCCAGACCGACGAGCTCGGCTATTCCGGCACGTTTTCGATCGGCCTGGAGGGCGGTGCCACGTCCGACATCTCCGTCACCAGCACGATGTCGCTTCAAGACATCGTCGATGCCATCAACGCCCAGACCTCGACGACCAATGTCCAGGCCTCGATCGTGCAGGTGTCCAGCACCTCGTACCAGATGGTGTTGACCGGCACGGAGGATGCGGCTGATATCAGCTATTCCAGCACGTCCGGCGACGACATCATGAACGAGCTGGGCGTCACGGACAGCTCGGGGAGCTTCACCAACGTCATCCAGGCGGCGCAGTCGGCCGAATTCACGCTCGACGGCATCTCGATGACCCGCGGCACCAACGACATCTCCGACGTCCTGAGCGGGGTCACTTTCAACCTGCTCCAGGCGACGCCGGACGGAACGTCGCTGAACATCAGCATCGAGACCGACACCAGCCAGATCCAGTCGGCGCTGGAGACGTTCGTCACCAACTACAACGCCTTTCGCGACGAGGTTATCGCCCAACAGGCGACGGCGACCGACGGCACGGCGGATTCGAGCGCGGTCCTGTTCGGCGACGGAACGATGCGCAACATCATGGATGCGCTCCAGAGTGCGTTGAACAGCACGATCGGCGGCATGACCATGGCCGATCTCGGTCTGTCGTTCAACGAGAGCAACGAGCTGGAGCTCGGCACCTCGACACTGTCGGACATCCTGAGCACCGATCTGAGCGGCGTGACCAAGCTGTTGTCGGCGCAGACCACGACGTCGTCCAGCCAGCTCAGCGTCGTCAATACCGGGACGTCGCCGCAATCCTTCACGCTGGATGTGGCAGTCGATTCCGACGGCAACCTCGCCTCGGCGTCGGTCGGCGGCGATTCGACGCTGTTCACGGTCAGCGGCACCACGATCATCGGTGCCGCCGGCTCGATCTATGCAGGCATGGCCTTCACCTACAGCGGGTCGACCTCCCAATCGATCACGGTGACGTCGACCTCGGGCATTGCGACGCAGCTCTATCAGATCGCCAAGAACTACGCGTCCTCGACCGGCGTGCTGCAGACGCTCATCACCAATCTGACCACGCGCGATGACGATCTTCAGCAAAAGGTCGACGACATCAACGGTGCGGCCGCAACGCTGCAGTCGCAGCTCCAGACCCAATACGCAAAGTACCAGGCGGCGATCGAGAGCGCCAACAGCACGCTGACTTATCTCAAGGCATTGCTGAACAGCTCCTCGAGCGATTGA
- the fliS gene encoding flagellar export chaperone FliS, which produces MMHNQMAYMANQAYRGAATSVPPLKAISMLLGGAISFLQKSLAAQEARRFEEGHEHLMRATAILRGLSHNLDFAKGGAVAEQVFQTYNAMILASLKAFGRPHARASFARIIAGLSELREAWEFVDAASRSGGAAPADMARRG; this is translated from the coding sequence ATGATGCATAACCAGATGGCGTACATGGCCAACCAGGCCTATCGGGGCGCGGCAACGAGCGTGCCGCCGCTCAAGGCGATTTCGATGCTGCTGGGGGGAGCCATCAGCTTCCTGCAGAAATCGCTGGCCGCGCAGGAAGCGCGCCGCTTCGAGGAGGGGCACGAGCACCTGATGAGGGCGACCGCAATCCTGCGCGGACTGAGCCACAATCTCGACTTCGCCAAGGGCGGCGCGGTGGCGGAACAGGTGTTCCAGACCTATAACGCGATGATCCTGGCAAGCCTCAAGGCGTTCGGCCGTCCGCACGCGCGCGCGAGTTTCGCACGCATCATCGCGGGGCTCTCCGAGCTTCGGGAGGCCTGGGAATTCGTCGATGCCGCCTCGCGCAGCGGAGGCGCCGCGCCGGCCGACATGGCCCGCAGGGGCTGA
- a CDS encoding flagellar protein FlgN codes for MTMTLAQAESKAKNQAYSQSAGMSDARIKSLITLIDTLTALVATENAELAKGLPASRLKQVDEKNRLAEMFERTVAECAAGNTSLNVRDRILREQLLERILNLRAAMDENLLRLRAAIEASNRRIEAVMQAIREQISAVSPYGASGRLAARAVSSGTSRSA; via the coding sequence ATGACGATGACCCTAGCCCAAGCCGAAAGCAAAGCCAAAAATCAGGCCTACAGCCAGTCCGCGGGGATGAGCGATGCCCGGATCAAGTCGCTGATCACGCTGATCGATACGCTGACCGCGCTGGTCGCGACGGAGAATGCAGAGCTCGCCAAGGGCCTGCCCGCCTCGCGCCTGAAGCAGGTCGACGAGAAGAACCGGCTGGCAGAGATGTTCGAGCGCACGGTGGCGGAATGCGCGGCGGGCAACACCAGCCTGAACGTCAGGGACCGCATCCTGCGCGAGCAGCTCCTGGAGCGGATCCTGAATCTGCGTGCGGCGATGGATGAGAACCTGCTCCGCCTGCGCGCGGCGATCGAGGCCAGCAACCGACGGATCGAGGCGGTCATGCAGGCGATCCGCGAGCAGATCTCGGCGGTGTCGCCCTATGGCGCCTCCGGCCGGCTCGCCGCGCGCGCGGTTTCCAGCGGCACCAGCCGCAGCGCCTGA
- a CDS encoding flagellar hook assembly protein FlgD, producing MTVSAVSSATTATTTTSSSSASSSSSLTSSDFLSLLVSELQNQDPLNATSTTDFINQLTSYANFTQQQSINSNMSSLASSFSSLVTLNSVNYIGHTVEAKTDTSTLSNGSASFGYSLSSAASDVSISISDSSGNVVYTGTGTGNSGSNSFTWDGKDSSGNQLSDGGQYTISVTATDSAGNSVLNYTTVTGTVTGIDTSTSTPSLTVNGIAVSAANILGVTS from the coding sequence ATGACCGTTTCCGCCGTGAGTTCCGCAACGACTGCGACCACCACGACATCGTCGTCGAGCGCGTCGTCCTCGTCGTCGCTGACGTCCAGCGACTTCCTCAGTCTGCTGGTCAGCGAGCTTCAGAACCAGGATCCGTTGAACGCGACCTCGACCACCGACTTCATCAATCAGCTCACCTCCTACGCCAATTTCACCCAGCAGCAGTCCATCAATTCCAACATGTCGTCGCTGGCGAGTTCGTTCTCGAGCCTCGTGACGCTGAACTCGGTGAACTATATCGGCCACACCGTGGAGGCGAAGACCGATACCTCGACACTCAGCAACGGTTCGGCGAGCTTCGGCTACTCGCTGTCCTCGGCTGCATCTGATGTTTCGATCAGCATCTCGGACTCCTCGGGTAACGTCGTCTACACCGGCACGGGGACGGGCAATTCCGGCTCCAACAGCTTCACCTGGGACGGCAAGGATTCCAGCGGCAACCAGCTCTCCGATGGCGGCCAGTATACCATCTCGGTGACCGCGACCGACTCCGCAGGCAACTCGGTGCTCAACTACACGACCGTCACCGGCACGGTGACCGGCATCGACACCTCGACCTCGACGCCCTCGCTCACGGTGAACGGTATTGCCGTCAGCGCCGCGAACATCCTGGGCGTCACGTCTTGA
- the flgE gene encoding flagellar hook protein FlgE produces the protein MSLTGALSSAISALSAQSQSLSMISDNIANSDTTGYKTTSAMFDALVTASSNTTSYASGGVTVSGRANITQQGLLAATSNATDVAIQGSGFFVVTDATSGGTVAYTRNGAFSINNAGYLESNGYYLEGWRTDADGNVVGSESASNLGAINTQVASTSGSATTKTTIAANLPSDAATGDTYTSSMTVYDSLGAANTMQITWSKTGTNTWSASFANPTSASDTTTATGTASGTIDITFNSDGSLASTSPDPATIAVTGWTDGAADSTITLDLGTVGGTDGLTQYASGETTPDVNVTSIDSDGLSYGKLSSISIGKNGVVDATYSNGETIAIYKIAVATFADPNGLAASSNGIYSATVTSGNAALQASGENGAGTVYGSELESSTTDTSSQFSSMISAQQAYSAASQVISTVNKMYDTLISAMR, from the coding sequence ATGAGTCTCACCGGCGCATTGTCCTCGGCGATCTCGGCGCTCAGCGCCCAGAGCCAATCCCTGTCGATGATCAGCGACAACATCGCCAATTCCGACACGACCGGCTACAAGACGACGTCGGCCATGTTCGACGCGCTGGTGACGGCCTCCAGCAACACGACATCCTACGCCTCGGGCGGCGTCACCGTTTCGGGGCGCGCCAACATCACCCAGCAAGGCCTGCTCGCGGCGACCTCCAACGCCACCGACGTCGCGATCCAGGGCTCGGGCTTCTTCGTGGTGACCGACGCCACGTCCGGCGGCACAGTCGCCTATACCCGCAACGGCGCCTTCTCGATCAACAATGCCGGCTATCTCGAGAGCAACGGCTATTACCTCGAGGGCTGGCGTACCGACGCGGACGGCAACGTCGTCGGCAGTGAATCGGCGAGCAATCTCGGGGCGATCAACACCCAGGTCGCATCGACCAGCGGCAGCGCCACCACCAAGACCACGATCGCGGCGAACCTGCCGTCGGATGCCGCAACCGGCGATACCTACACCAGCTCGATGACGGTCTACGATTCGCTCGGCGCCGCAAACACGATGCAGATCACCTGGAGCAAGACCGGCACCAACACCTGGAGTGCCAGCTTTGCCAATCCGACGTCGGCCTCGGACACGACGACTGCGACGGGCACGGCCTCGGGCACCATCGACATCACCTTCAACAGCGACGGATCGCTCGCCAGCACGAGCCCGGATCCCGCGACAATTGCCGTGACGGGCTGGACCGATGGCGCCGCCGACAGCACGATCACGCTCGATCTCGGCACCGTCGGAGGCACCGACGGCCTGACCCAATACGCTTCCGGCGAGACCACGCCTGACGTTAACGTCACCAGTATCGATTCGGACGGTCTGTCCTATGGCAAGCTGTCCAGCATCTCGATCGGCAAGAACGGCGTCGTCGACGCCACCTATTCCAACGGCGAGACCATCGCGATCTACAAAATCGCGGTCGCGACCTTCGCCGATCCCAACGGACTGGCCGCTTCCAGCAACGGCATTTATTCGGCGACCGTGACATCGGGCAACGCCGCGTTACAGGCCTCAGGCGAGAACGGCGCGGGCACGGTCTACGGCAGCGAGCTGGAGTCGTCGACCACCGACACCTCCAGCCAATTCTCGAGCATGATTTCGGCGCAACAGGCCTATTCCGCAGCGTCGCAAGTGATCTCCACCGTCAACAAGATGTACGACACGCTGATCTCGGCGATGAGGTGA